TACATTGGCTATCGGAATGAATACGTTTGTATATATTCTGAATATATGGTGTGACCAATGGGAGAATATGGCTTTCACTCCTGTCATGTTGCGATGGCTGACGGCCGCTTTCGTGATAGCAAACATGTATTACGTGGCACGTCTGTACTATACATCAATCGGCATAAAATCCCGCTTCACCGTATATCTGAATATTCTTGCCACACTCCTTTGGCTGACAATGGTACGTTCTTTCCTTTGGCAAGTAGGTGTAGACGATTTCAGTGCCGGGTTATCTCTTTCATTAAGCATTGCTGGGTTCGTCCAGATGGGATTAGGAATGCACCTGCATCAGAAAGCGATGCGTATGGTAAGCCTTGCGACTTTCGGAATAGTCCTGCTCAAACTCGTATTGGACGATTTATGGGCAATGCCGACTATCGGTAAGATTGTCGTATTTATCATTTTGGGATTGATATTGCTGACACTTTCGTTCCTTTATCAGAAACTAAAGGATGTGTTGTTCAAAAATGACGAGGAAGAAACAAACTAAATCTTTGAAAATATCCGATAAAAAATAGGCTGTCTAAAAAGTCGGTTCTATCCTCATTCTCCTCCTTCAAGAAGGAGGAGTACCCGTAGAGGAGGTGGTAGGTAAATATATAAATCTTTCATCTACAATAAGATAGGGGTAATTTTGTTTATCCTACCACCCCGTCCTTCGGATACCCCTCCTTCCCGAAGGAGGGGAGTTAGAGTAACTGACGACTTTTTAGACAGCCTCTTTACTTTAGCTCTTAATTATGTTTATTCCCAAACGAAATATTTTACTTCTGAGAGAAACGCTTTACCTGCTCTTCGATCAGTTCCTTGTCATCAAAGTAATTAATCTTCATTGCTTTCTTCACGTCAGCCAACGTTTCTGCAGCAGTAGTTCTGGCCACTTCGCATCCTTTCTGAAGCATGTCATATATAGCCGGAATGTCTTTGCTGAACTCTTTACGACGGTTGCGAATCGGTTCGAGAATTTCTTGCATGATAGAGTTCAGAAAACGTTTTACTTTTACGTCGCCCAGTCCGCCGCGTTGATAATGCGCTTTTAGTTCTGCCAGATTCGGATAATCCGGTAGGTAACGTTCAAAATGTTCGGGGAGGCAGAAAGCATCCAGGTAAGTAAATACCGTATTACCTTCAATCTTTCCCGGATCTTGTACGCGGAGATGTCCCGGGTCGGTATACATACTCATGATTTTCTTTTGGATTTCTTCCGGTTCTTCCGAGAGATAGATGCAGTTTCCGAGCGATTTACTCATTTTAGCTTTACCGTCAGTTCCCGGAAGACGCAAACAAGCCGCATTGTCCGGCAACAGGATTTCCGGTTCTACCAATGTTTCACCATATATATAGTTGAAACGGCGAACGATTTCACGAGCCTGTTCGAGCATCGGTTCCTGGTCTTCACCCACAGGGACAGTCGTTGCGCGGAACGCTGTAATGTCCGCTGCCTGGCTGATGGGATAAGTGAAGAAACCTACGGGAATACTTGCTTCAAAGTTACGCATCTGAATTTCCGATTTCACAGTCGGGTTACGTTGCAGTCGGGATACGCTGACAAGGTCCATATAATAGAAACTAAGTTCGCACAGTTCCGGAATTTGCGACTGGATGAAAATCGTAGCTTTAGTCGGATCAATACCACAAGCCAGATAATCAAGAGCAACTTCGATTACATTCTGACGCACCTTTTCCGGATTGTCTATATTGTCTGTCAATGCCTGTGAATCGGCAATGAAGATAAACATCTTACTATAATCACCTGCATTCTGCAAGTCAACTCTGCGTTTCAACGAACCTACATAGTGACCGATATGAAGTCTTCCGGTAGGGCGGTCGCCTGTCAATATGATTTTTTCTTTGCTCATAATGAATGTCTTATTTATAATCAATGGAACGCAAAGATAAGGATAAAAACTGAAAAATGAATAAAAACGGAGATACTTCATTTTCGAAATGCCCACTTCTGTCAATGCTTGTGAAAAGATTAATGAAGGTTGTCTTGATAAATAAAGAGTTGAAATCATGATTCTTATGTTTTTTATATATCTTTGTAGCATACTAACCATCGTTTTATAGCCTCATTAAAGAGTGGCTGGAAAATGAATGAAAAATGAAAAAGATTCTTTTAATATGTTTGTCATCTTTGTTAATAATGAGTGATTTGGCAGCACAACAACAGACTATGGTTGTATGGCCGGGAGAAGTGCCGGGTGCAACTAAGGAAAAACAAGCCATGGTGAAGGACTTAACTACCGAACCGGGTGTGATACGTATAACGGAAGTTACCAATCCGACACTGGAAATATACCAACCTGTAGGTGCGGGGAACGGAGCGGGAGTAATCGTATGTCCGGGAGGAGGATATGCACTTTTAGCTTATGATAAAGAGGGAACTGATATTGCAAAGTGGCTGGCGAAACAAGGCTTTACTGCCTATGTACTTGCCTATCGGGTACCCGGTAAGCAAGATGGGGCATTGCAGGACGTGCAGCGTTCCATCCGGCTGATGCGTCAGAAGAATAAGCAACTCGAAAAAGTGGGAGTAATCGGATTCTCTGCTGGCGGCAGTCTTTCTGCAA
The Bacteroides luhongzhouii DNA segment above includes these coding regions:
- the trpS gene encoding tryptophan--tRNA ligase → MSKEKIILTGDRPTGRLHIGHYVGSLKRRVDLQNAGDYSKMFIFIADSQALTDNIDNPEKVRQNVIEVALDYLACGIDPTKATIFIQSQIPELCELSFYYMDLVSVSRLQRNPTVKSEIQMRNFEASIPVGFFTYPISQAADITAFRATTVPVGEDQEPMLEQAREIVRRFNYIYGETLVEPEILLPDNAACLRLPGTDGKAKMSKSLGNCIYLSEEPEEIQKKIMSMYTDPGHLRVQDPGKIEGNTVFTYLDAFCLPEHFERYLPDYPNLAELKAHYQRGGLGDVKVKRFLNSIMQEILEPIRNRRKEFSKDIPAIYDMLQKGCEVARTTAAETLADVKKAMKINYFDDKELIEEQVKRFSQK
- a CDS encoding alpha/beta hydrolase, which translates into the protein MKKILLICLSSLLIMSDLAAQQQTMVVWPGEVPGATKEKQAMVKDLTTEPGVIRITEVTNPTLEIYQPVGAGNGAGVIVCPGGGYALLAYDKEGTDIAKWLAKQGFTAYVLAYRVPGKQDGALQDVQRSIRLMRQKNKQLEKVGVIGFSAGGSLSARAATRFNENTYPKVDAADELSCRPDFALLIYPAYLDQGNERTLTPELTITEQTPPMFLFATSDDFHANSALVMAQALRDHKIPVEFHLTAKGGHGYGMRGAPAGLLWPSWAEQWLKEFVKK